In the genome of Candidatus Poribacteria bacterium, the window CGACGCTAACGCCTTCCTATCATGCTGAATCTTATTCACCAGATGACAATCGCTTCGACCTACGGCAGTTCCTCTACAACGTACGATGGACATGGCAGTTCCGACGCATCGATGCTTATGTTAAGAAATTGGAGGCGGAGCCATAGTTAATTTTCCCGTCCATTCAAACGTAGAAAGAATTGCTGGTGCTTACATTCCTCTTTTTCAGGACTGAAAATCTTACACACTAATAGTGAAATATACAATTAACGATACAGCATGGACAGGCGCGGTTAGGAAACCTCGCCAACAGTTGAATATCTTATATATCCTCCTCGCCTCTACGCTTCTTATGAGCACGGCGTTCAGTGCGCCCGATGTTCCATTGAATTTCGATGGTTGGGTTATGGAGGCACTCGCGAAGTTGGAAACCGATGGTATCACAGGCGGATTCCATCGGCATACAGCGCCGCTTTCAAGGGCGGATGTGTCAGAAGCGATCCAGCAGGCTGAGTTGCGTATGCGCACAGGTGTTGTTGTTCCATCGGTGATAGATAGGAAACTCTTAGAAAAATTGAAGCGAGCGTTCGCGAAAGAGCTCAGGCTCCACGATGGACGGCGGATGCGATTCTTGCCACAACTTCGGGCGACGGATGAAAAAGCGGCTCCGGCGTTTGAATGGGGACTTCACTACACACGTGGCAAACTCGAACAACGAAATGCCCCACGCCTCACGCTGTATTCTGAATTCGTGGCACATAATTTTAAAAGCCCACCACTGGATGGGAAAACAGCAGGACAACGCCTTGAACGCTGGCGTGGAGACTACACGGGCGACTTCAAGAGAGGTTACTTGCAACTCAATAGTGTACACCTCGATCTGCTTGTCGGCAGAGATTGGCTCTCCTGGGGTGCGAGTCCATACAAAGCGGTCGGTATCTCTGATAACTCACCTCCCTTTGATCAGGTTCGACTTACCAGTAGGCTCGGAAAACGACTCAAGGCGACGGCTTTTACGGCACAACTGGATTCAACGTGGTACGATGACGGTGAAAAACGCTATCTCGCGAAGCGTTACATCAGTGGACACCGACTCGATTACCAATTCAACGATCATGTAGAAATCGGTATCGCGGAATGGGTGCTTTACGGTGGCGATGCCCAAACGCTTGAATGGAAGTACGCAAACCCAATCACTCTCTATTACGCGTTACAATACAACGCCAAAGCCGACGATAATGTCATGTTCGCCTTTGACGCGGCGATCCGCCCGATTGACGGTGTGCGGCTATATGGTGAATGGGTCATTGACGATATCCAATACGTTCCGGGTGCGAATGATCCACATGCAGTGGCGTGGCTCTTAGGGGCGACATGGTATCCACGACACCTCGGCCGACATCTCGGACTTCATAGCGAATACGCACGCGTCAACCGATGGGCTTACACGCATCTGGTGCCTGATAATCAGTTCACACACTTTGGCTACGCGATCGGACATCCCATCAGTACGGATTCGGATACAGTTCGATTTTCAGCGACCTATCAATTGACTGTCTCCGCAGCAGCAGAGATTCGCGGCACTCTCACCCGGCAGGGGGAAGGGACAATTGCAGATCGGTTTTACGGGGAAGACTTCAGGACGCTCCCATTTCCGACGGGTGTCGTTGCACGGACAACAGAACTCGGCGGGCAGTTCTCCTACCGTCCATTGAACGGATGGAATGCCTCGTTCTTATATGTGTGGCACTACACGCAAAATGCTGTACATCGTAAAGGGAAAACCAGCCAAGCACACCGACTCGCAATTCAGATCGGCTATCTTTGGTAAACAGAAATGCGGCGCAAACGGACACTCATTATTTTTTTTGCGACACTCGCTTTAATCTTCGTCCTAAGTTTGGTGATCAACGACCCGTTAGATCTGCGGTTGCTTGTGCTGACCCCGAAGATTCTCAAGTATAGAGGGTTGATTCAGGAACACGCCGCGAGGGAAGCGTTGGACGCTCGACTGGTTTGCGCGTTGATTGTGCAGGAGTCTGGGTTTGACGAAGAGGCAAAAAGTGCCGTCGGTGCACTGGGATTGACCCAATTGATGCCGACGACAGCAAAGGAACTTGGCGTGCAAGATCCGTTTAATGCGAATCAGAACATCGCTGGTGCGACGCGTTATCTGCGTACGTTGTACAATGTTTTCTCGGAAAGCCCACACGAACATCGGCATCGGTTAGTGTTAGCGAGTTACAACGGCGGTCTCGGACGGGTTCGCGATGCGCAAGCACTCGTCCGTCACCATAAAACGGGAGATCCACTTCTTTGGGAACCGGTGAGTCTTACCCTCAGGCAGTTAACGAAGCAACATGCCTCTATGCATCACGGGGTCTGGGAAGCCGGCAAACCGCCGCACGGTTATTTTGAAGGGGCTAACCAGACGTTGGCACACGTAGAACGTGTGATGCGCTACTACGCACGCATCCGTTTCTATGAGGGGTTGCTGTTTTTTCTTTGAGGGCTTAAATCGGATGAAAAATCTCATCTAACTGTTCGGTGCGATAAGCAAAGATTTTTTCTATATCCGGACGCACGAAAAATTTATTAACGAGTCCATCTCCCCAAACCGCATATTCGACCACGTCCCCCACAACAACACCGTCCTTCGTTTCATCAAAGATATGTGTATGCTGCCAGAGCCGATACGGACCCCGACGCTGTTCATCTGCAAAAGTATATGGAGGATTCCACTCCGTAATCTCACTCTGCCAACGGATCGGGATCCCACGTAGTTTCAGCCGATAGTCGATACGTGTCCCGATGACCATTTCAATCGGCGCGGGGGTTAGCACTTCAAAATGGAGCCACGGCGGCGTAATCATAGCGAGGTTATGGGCATCAGAAAAAAAATCGAAAACTTCTGTCAGCGGCTTCTTAATTGTTTGTTGTGATTTAAAGAGGAAGGTTTTCATCAATCTTCGGGCAGGAGACCCCATCCTTTAGGTCGGAGAGGTGTGGGGAGAGGTATCTCGGCAACCTTTAGGTCGCAGAGGACTACCTTCTACCCCACACTCCGAATGCCCGCTCCTATAGTTAAAGTTAAGACGTCTGAGAACTTTGAAACTGTTCTGCTTTGCCCCTTATGTTGCCCCATCCAGATCACAGTATCCGAGAAGAATCAGACTTGGGGAGCATCTGAAACGTTTGAATAGCTACCACACCAAGATACCGCGATATTTTACTGTAGAAAACCGTTTAACTTGTGGAGTGAACCTGTGGCATAGGCTTCGCACAAGCCCCATGCTTTAGCTTGGAGTAGTTGACTTTAACTAAGCAAGATTCGATAACCCGTGCTGACGCCCGTCGCCATTCCAACAAGTGCCCAGATTCCAGCGCAGGTCATCTCGCCAAGCACAAGCCCAAGGAATATCGGCCTCGCAACTCGATACATTCTCAATCCCCCGTACCTGACGAGAGTATACTTCATCATCCAGCCCAGAAAGATTGAGGGCCATAGCTTTAATGAAGCCCAAGAACTCAGCATTGTATACCCGATTGGATGAAGCGGCCACCACACGAAAACCCTTCTCAGCCACATCAATAGTCCCATGAAAAGGCTGCCGCCGACCATAAAACCTGTGTTCGTCCAGTCCGTCCCGGTCTCGGCGTTAACGAGTACAGAAGTCAGCCACCGCATGTCGCCCGCCCCACCTGTGTACGGCGCACGATGTGCATAGCTGACGTTGAGGACGGAATAATATGAGACAAGGGTTCCGATAACCATCGCCGCGCCCATAGCTATTAACAGCCCCCTCCGTCTGACCTTGACTTCATCCGCCGCCTTGAGACCGTTTGCCACATACGGCATCATAATCTCCCGCAAGTCGCGCGTTAGAGAGACCGGATGCATAAACAGCGATGTCATGGTTGAAGGATTGATTCGCGCCGAACCCAGCGTGGTAAAGAGAACGTAATGCGCTGAATACGAAGGATTGACAAAAGGAATTCCGCCGTGGATGACTTGCCATGTCAAGACTATGTAAATTCCGAGAAGCACCAGCACAAAAAGCAGTGCGAATCCCAACGACATTCCCATTAGATGATTTGCAAACGCCAGCAGCAATATCCCGCCGACGAGACCGATAATTGTCAAACCAGCGGGCAGCGCCTCGTTTGCGTCATCGCTTTTGCGAAAGGCACTGACAAGCATACTTCTGATGTGATGCCGTGCTTTGAAAAGGGTGTAGATGACAAAGACGAGGCACGCACCGATTTCCTGAGAAGCGCTGAATGAATACGCGTTCCACTGCACGCCTGGACCTTTGGTGATTTGGAAACCGAGCATCGAGCCGATCAGACATTGGAGTTTGAAGAATAGAAAGAAAAACCACAGGCTAAACGACACCTCAAGCGGCAGTAAATAGCTGAACCCTACTATCGAACAATACAAGTTGAGTTGCAAAGGTCTCAGTGCACTCCAAGGCCTTTCAGTTAAGTAGGGATGGGGATTGAATCGGACGGGAAATTCCGGCACGCTAGGGAAGAACGCATGAAGGCCGTTCAACATGTGAATGCATACGGGAACGGCAAATCCGACCCATAATGCTTTGTTCCTGAAGAGTGAATTTCTCGCTCCCGGCGGATTTTTTGCCATCTCCACAGGCAACACAACCAGCGGAAAGCTACACCGCTCAATCTCGACCCATTGTCTGCGCAGCAGCACCGAGAGGCATATCACAACAAAGTAGAGGACAAACACGTAAAGTGTCCACGCGAATAGAGGTATCAGCCATGCCCCCCAGGGGATGGATTCACCCACAGAGATGCCTTCATAAAAGGATTTGATAGCATTCTCATCACGAACAACGCGCCAGTCGGGAATATAGTGATGGAAAAGTGCTTCCCAATCATTTTCGGGTGTTGCAAAATATTGGTAGGCGACAAGCGGGCGAAACGCATATCTCATCATGCCTGTCGAAGGAATGCCGGCGGCAGCTGCCATGATACACCAGATCGTCACCAATTCACCCGCCGACAGTGCAAGTTTGGGAG includes:
- a CDS encoding SRPBCC family protein, giving the protein MKTFLFKSQQTIKKPLTEVFDFFSDAHNLAMITPPWLHFEVLTPAPIEMVIGTRIDYRLKLRGIPIRWQSEITEWNPPYTFADEQRRGPYRLWQHTHIFDETKDGVVVGDVVEYAVWGDGLVNKFFVRPDIEKIFAYRTEQLDEIFHPI
- a CDS encoding transglycosylase SLT domain-containing protein encodes the protein MRRKRTLIIFFATLALIFVLSLVINDPLDLRLLVLTPKILKYRGLIQEHAAREALDARLVCALIVQESGFDEEAKSAVGALGLTQLMPTTAKELGVQDPFNANQNIAGATRYLRTLYNVFSESPHEHRHRLVLASYNGGLGRVRDAQALVRHHKTGDPLLWEPVSLTLRQLTKQHASMHHGVWEAGKPPHGYFEGANQTLAHVERVMRYYARIRFYEGLLFFL
- a CDS encoding capsule assembly Wzi family protein, with translation MNILYILLASTLLMSTAFSAPDVPLNFDGWVMEALAKLETDGITGGFHRHTAPLSRADVSEAIQQAELRMRTGVVVPSVIDRKLLEKLKRAFAKELRLHDGRRMRFLPQLRATDEKAAPAFEWGLHYTRGKLEQRNAPRLTLYSEFVAHNFKSPPLDGKTAGQRLERWRGDYTGDFKRGYLQLNSVHLDLLVGRDWLSWGASPYKAVGISDNSPPFDQVRLTSRLGKRLKATAFTAQLDSTWYDDGEKRYLAKRYISGHRLDYQFNDHVEIGIAEWVLYGGDAQTLEWKYANPITLYYALQYNAKADDNVMFAFDAAIRPIDGVRLYGEWVIDDIQYVPGANDPHAVAWLLGATWYPRHLGRHLGLHSEYARVNRWAYTHLVPDNQFTHFGYAIGHPISTDSDTVRFSATYQLTVSAAAEIRGTLTRQGEGTIADRFYGEDFRTLPFPTGVVARTTELGGQFSYRPLNGWNASFLYVWHYTQNAVHRKGKTSQAHRLAIQIGYLW